The following are from one region of the Alicyclobacillus fastidiosus genome:
- a CDS encoding YicC family protein, whose protein sequence is MSLRSMTGYGQMTCANDRVRVTVEMKTVNHRFAEFHIRVPREWLALEEVSRQELARHVHRGRLDAFLSLEWVGQTADVVVNWKLLDSLIEAEQILLRRFGKDIEAHTVRDWLKFPDVVQVVSPSTALDEIQDVVLQCLREAALKLVDMRIGEGSRLETSFREKLAQLEEQLSLVRRHDGEAIANKHAQLKARLEQLRVEVEPERMAQEVVLLVDRSAVDEEIVRLASHIEAFRDTIAQSGPVGRRLDFIVQEMHREVNTIGAKAADAKIAAAVVEMKVLVEQLREQVQNVE, encoded by the coding sequence ATGTCTTTACGAAGTATGACAGGGTATGGACAAATGACCTGTGCAAACGACCGGGTTCGCGTCACGGTGGAGATGAAGACGGTCAACCACCGATTCGCCGAGTTTCACATTCGCGTTCCGCGGGAGTGGCTCGCACTCGAGGAGGTCAGTCGGCAAGAGCTGGCGCGCCACGTCCATCGCGGCCGGTTAGACGCGTTTCTCAGCTTGGAGTGGGTGGGGCAGACGGCGGACGTCGTCGTAAACTGGAAGCTCCTCGATAGCCTGATCGAGGCGGAGCAGATCCTCCTTCGACGTTTTGGAAAGGACATCGAGGCTCATACTGTTCGTGACTGGTTGAAGTTCCCGGATGTGGTTCAGGTCGTGTCGCCAAGTACCGCGCTCGACGAGATTCAGGACGTGGTCCTCCAGTGTCTGAGGGAAGCCGCCTTGAAGCTAGTGGACATGCGCATCGGCGAAGGCAGTCGACTGGAAACTAGTTTCCGAGAAAAATTAGCTCAGTTGGAGGAACAGTTGTCCTTGGTTCGCCGTCACGACGGGGAAGCAATCGCCAACAAGCATGCGCAGTTAAAGGCGCGGCTGGAACAGTTGCGGGTCGAGGTCGAGCCCGAGCGAATGGCTCAAGAAGTGGTGTTGCTTGTTGACCGAAGTGCGGTAGATGAGGAAATCGTCCGGTTAGCAAGCCACATCGAGGCGTTTCGGGATACGATTGCGCAATCTGGTCCAGTGGGGCGGCGACTGGACTTCATCGTTCAGGAGATGCACCGCGAGGTGAATACCATCGGGGCGAAGGCGGCTGACGCCAAAATTGCGGCTGCGGTCGTCGAGATGAAAGTACTTGTGGAGCAGTTGCGAGAACAGGTGCAAAACGTAGAATGA
- a CDS encoding DUF2254 domain-containing protein, with the protein MSSELSRLQAYLKHVRQVSSSWVFYLLVTGLVICLVFVHPPLIFQGDTDTARNYLNTIVSSLSTILALCISIILVAIQMTASNYTHRVLDFFVRLPYNASLFLVFFTTIMHSFLLMAKIREPERDPLTLPLQSEMSADLVLVFICFLSLLLYMYAVVQLLKPERIIQLILREYDGAVRSGRWRSAMENVEQICDIVKRAASVNDSVTGTYGLTRMQEIAALLPMPFSEDDPALVIHRSFLNQWGEIIGVTVKEKETGIIYVALDALYEQGCLYLEQGSFVPAQEVVKMYRHIVFSHLLPEGQEYYAETVAQRLYRLAAMASSGTWRGKQFAVRTWETILSCGENCFRLGKGYPSLYAGFLMIEEISTLFANLVDTPLYSRALLSYFSLWKAFAAVAQRKDVAAWAIWWTAQDFSADLRRHGRVFALELARHEGRKEMELTLMHLLPEPPIGPQEQPDANFKAIWVRLFDGIPYESREGGESGSRPGDG; encoded by the coding sequence TTGTCATCGGAACTGAGCCGTCTTCAGGCATACCTTAAACACGTACGTCAAGTGAGTTCCTCGTGGGTGTTCTACCTCTTGGTGACAGGCCTCGTCATCTGTCTCGTCTTTGTCCACCCACCGCTCATCTTTCAGGGAGATACGGATACCGCGCGAAATTACTTGAACACGATTGTCTCATCGCTGTCCACGATTCTCGCGCTGTGCATTTCGATCATCCTCGTGGCCATCCAGATGACAGCGAGCAACTACACACACCGAGTCCTCGATTTTTTCGTGCGCCTACCGTACAATGCGTCCTTATTCTTGGTCTTCTTTACCACCATCATGCACAGCTTTCTCCTCATGGCGAAAATTCGAGAACCCGAACGCGATCCGCTGACACTCCCCCTGCAATCAGAGATGAGTGCCGACCTCGTCCTCGTCTTTATCTGCTTTCTCAGCTTGCTTTTGTACATGTACGCCGTCGTTCAACTGTTGAAGCCCGAGCGCATTATTCAGTTGATCCTGCGGGAGTACGACGGTGCTGTCCGGAGTGGCCGCTGGCGTTCGGCGATGGAGAACGTGGAGCAGATTTGCGACATCGTCAAACGGGCGGCATCCGTCAACGACTCGGTGACCGGGACGTACGGATTGACGCGCATGCAGGAAATTGCGGCGCTGTTGCCAATGCCGTTTAGCGAAGACGATCCGGCGCTCGTCATCCATCGCTCGTTTCTCAATCAGTGGGGCGAGATCATCGGCGTGACGGTTAAGGAGAAAGAGACGGGCATCATCTATGTCGCGCTCGACGCCCTCTACGAGCAAGGTTGCCTATACCTCGAACAAGGGTCATTCGTCCCGGCACAGGAAGTGGTGAAGATGTACCGTCATATCGTCTTCAGTCACCTGTTGCCAGAGGGGCAAGAGTACTACGCGGAGACGGTCGCGCAGCGGCTGTACCGCCTGGCCGCCATGGCGTCTTCTGGGACATGGCGAGGAAAGCAGTTTGCGGTCCGGACGTGGGAGACGATTTTGTCGTGTGGCGAGAACTGCTTTCGGCTCGGCAAAGGTTACCCCAGCTTGTACGCCGGATTTTTGATGATTGAGGAGATCTCCACCCTCTTCGCCAATCTGGTCGACACGCCGTTGTACTCCCGTGCACTGCTCAGTTACTTTTCCTTGTGGAAGGCGTTTGCCGCTGTGGCGCAGCGCAAGGACGTCGCAGCGTGGGCGATTTGGTGGACGGCTCAGGACTTTTCAGCGGACTTGCGGCGGCACGGCCGCGTGTTCGCACTCGAGTTGGCGAGACACGAAGGGCGCAAGGAGATGGAGTTGACCCTCATGCATCTGTTGCCGGAACCGCCAATCGGGCCGCAGGAGCAGCCCGATGCGAACTTCAAGGCGATTTGGGTACGCCTGTTCGACGGCATTCCGTACGAAAGCAGAGAGGGCGGGGAGAGCGGGTCACGCCCCGGAGACGGATGA
- a CDS encoding calcium-translocating P-type ATPase, SERCA-type produces MEQNWHALTTADCLSALESSEAGLSSTHVEERRKVHGLNQLSEGTKVSLLTVFLNQFRDFMIIVLLAATLISGLLGEFTDAITIVAIIFLNGMLGFIQEVRAEKSLSALKELTAPMAHVRRDGAVAAVPAKELVPGDVILLEDGDRVPADGRILKATVFDVEESALTGESVPSSKDASANIDVDSNLGDRINMVYMGTMVTRGKAEVVVTATGMGTEMGKIADLIQQSEDMDTPLQQRLDQLGKMLVWISIGITVLVVIAGVLHGHEIYEMFLAGVSLAVAAIPEGLPAIVTIALALGVQRMIRRNAIVRKLPSVETLGCATVICSDKTGTLTQNRMTVQRIFADGAWFSVTGTGYDPEGEFLFGERKVDPSRRAALKSLVEIAGACNNASMIQKEVDGRTDYAVQGDPTEGALLVLARKAGFAEPESVYKRIDELPFDSDRKLMSVLVQSGEDVFVFVKGAPDVLLDRCERVLLSGREEVISQTTRKQILGANQEMAGQALRNLAFGYRRFKSVESARRAPDWESELVFVGLCGMIDPPRENARQAIEVAREAGIRTVMITGDHQLTATAIAAELTILPENGRVLTGAALNTMDDRELESVVDDVYVFARVTPEHKLRIVRALQAREHVVAMTGDGVNDAPAIKQADIGIAMGQSGTDVAKEASSLVLADDNFATIVAAVEEGRGIYDNIKKFIRYLLASNVGEIVTMFLAMLLGFSLPLAPIQILWVNLVTDGLPAIALGIDPPEDDIMQRRPRNVREGIFAKGMGVKILSRGILIGLVTLAVFVWSLRSSSSLEHAQTMAYATLTMSQLILVFDCRSLEGGIMKRNIFGNLWLILAVLSSVGLFLFTIYVPKLAVAFHTVPLGLTDWILVLVLAAIPTFALSIRRLGRNALRPKASTQRA; encoded by the coding sequence GTGGAACAGAACTGGCATGCGCTGACAACGGCCGATTGCCTATCGGCCCTTGAGAGTTCGGAGGCCGGTCTTTCCTCTACGCATGTAGAAGAACGACGGAAGGTCCATGGCCTGAACCAATTGAGCGAAGGCACGAAGGTCTCTTTGCTCACGGTATTTCTAAATCAGTTTCGCGACTTCATGATCATCGTACTACTCGCTGCCACGTTGATTTCAGGGCTGCTTGGCGAGTTTACAGACGCCATCACGATCGTCGCCATCATCTTCCTCAATGGCATGCTCGGTTTCATTCAGGAGGTTCGCGCAGAAAAGTCTCTGTCCGCGTTGAAGGAACTGACTGCTCCGATGGCACACGTGCGGCGCGACGGCGCGGTCGCGGCCGTGCCCGCGAAGGAATTGGTCCCAGGGGATGTGATCCTCCTCGAAGACGGAGACAGGGTACCTGCGGACGGACGCATTCTAAAAGCTACGGTGTTCGACGTGGAAGAGTCGGCACTGACCGGTGAATCGGTGCCGTCGAGCAAGGACGCGAGTGCGAACATCGACGTCGACAGCAATTTGGGTGACCGCATCAACATGGTCTACATGGGGACGATGGTGACTCGGGGCAAGGCTGAAGTCGTCGTGACGGCGACGGGCATGGGGACGGAGATGGGCAAAATCGCCGACCTCATTCAGCAGTCGGAGGACATGGACACGCCGCTGCAGCAGCGCCTCGACCAGTTGGGCAAGATGCTCGTCTGGATCTCCATCGGCATCACCGTGCTCGTCGTCATCGCCGGCGTTCTGCACGGGCACGAGATCTATGAGATGTTTCTCGCCGGCGTCAGCTTGGCGGTCGCAGCGATTCCCGAAGGGCTTCCTGCCATTGTCACCATCGCGCTCGCGCTCGGCGTACAGCGCATGATCCGGCGCAATGCGATTGTGCGCAAACTCCCATCTGTCGAGACGCTAGGGTGCGCTACGGTGATCTGTTCCGATAAGACCGGGACGCTCACGCAAAACCGGATGACCGTCCAGCGGATCTTCGCCGATGGCGCGTGGTTCTCGGTGACCGGAACAGGCTATGACCCGGAAGGGGAATTCTTGTTCGGCGAGCGCAAGGTCGACCCCAGCCGTCGAGCGGCGCTCAAGAGTCTGGTCGAAATCGCCGGAGCGTGCAACAATGCGTCGATGATTCAAAAGGAAGTCGACGGGCGCACGGATTACGCCGTGCAAGGCGATCCCACAGAGGGAGCACTGCTCGTCCTGGCGCGCAAGGCTGGGTTTGCCGAGCCAGAATCGGTCTACAAGCGCATTGACGAACTGCCGTTTGACTCGGACCGCAAGCTGATGTCTGTCTTGGTTCAATCCGGCGAGGACGTGTTCGTATTCGTGAAAGGCGCGCCTGACGTTCTTCTCGATCGCTGTGAACGCGTCCTTCTCTCCGGGCGCGAAGAGGTGATCTCGCAGACGACCCGCAAGCAGATCCTTGGCGCGAATCAGGAGATGGCCGGCCAGGCGCTTCGCAACCTCGCGTTTGGCTATCGCAGGTTCAAGAGCGTCGAATCGGCGAGGCGTGCGCCCGACTGGGAAAGCGAATTGGTGTTCGTCGGGCTCTGCGGCATGATCGATCCGCCTCGCGAAAACGCCCGCCAAGCGATTGAAGTGGCGCGGGAGGCAGGCATTCGCACCGTCATGATCACCGGCGACCACCAATTGACCGCGACCGCGATCGCAGCTGAGCTGACTATCCTCCCGGAAAATGGCCGGGTACTCACGGGTGCCGCGTTGAACACGATGGACGACCGCGAATTGGAGTCGGTCGTGGACGACGTATACGTATTTGCCCGCGTGACGCCGGAGCACAAGCTGCGCATCGTCCGGGCCCTGCAAGCACGCGAGCACGTCGTCGCGATGACTGGTGACGGTGTGAACGACGCACCTGCGATCAAACAGGCGGACATCGGGATCGCGATGGGGCAAAGCGGCACCGACGTCGCCAAGGAGGCGTCCAGCCTCGTCTTGGCTGACGACAATTTCGCGACCATTGTCGCGGCCGTTGAAGAAGGCCGCGGCATTTACGACAACATCAAGAAGTTCATCCGCTACCTGTTGGCTTCCAACGTCGGCGAGATCGTGACGATGTTCCTCGCGATGCTCTTAGGGTTTTCCCTACCCTTGGCGCCAATTCAGATTCTTTGGGTGAACCTGGTGACCGACGGCCTTCCAGCGATTGCCTTGGGTATCGATCCGCCCGAGGACGACATCATGCAACGGCGCCCGCGCAATGTCCGCGAAGGCATCTTCGCGAAGGGGATGGGTGTGAAGATCCTATCCCGTGGCATCCTCATCGGGCTCGTGACACTCGCTGTGTTCGTCTGGTCCCTGCGCTCGTCGTCCAGTCTTGAACACGCCCAGACGATGGCCTACGCGACCCTCACGATGTCGCAGTTGATTCTCGTCTTCGATTGCCGGAGTCTCGAAGGTGGGATCATGAAGCGGAACATCTTTGGAAACTTGTGGCTCATCCTGGCCGTACTGTCCTCCGTCGGATTGTTCCTCTTCACGATTTACGTGCCGAAGCTCGCCGTCGCGTTCCACACGGTGCCGCTTGGCCTCACAGATTGGATTCTCGTTCTCGTCTTGGCAGCCATCCCGACGTTTGCGCTCTCCATCCGCCGCCTCGGCCGCAACGCGCTTCGCCCCAAGGCTTCGACGCAGCGCGCGTGA
- a CDS encoding NFACT RNA binding domain-containing protein, producing MDGLTMRRLALELHEQLAGSKIEKIYQPGERDLLFALRMPGRPVARLFISAHKQFARVHLLQDERPENPKEPPMFCMLVRKYLEGGRVVKIAQRGWDRILEISIEAIDEVGDLRTYVLVCETMGRNSNIILCRTDDEGQRRIIDAVVRVTEHMSRVREVLPGAPYALPPAQDKSDIRDLSADAFAGLHTDDLTAKANEHLLLRQVAGIGPTSAREILYRAAAEGVHQLQFDAPTSVYQVARRLIEAVEAGSESSTVSLDDMGRATECEPFLLTHRQNYALCPSISEAIRRRFADNGEVLYHSHLQDELRRAVSDHLDKLRGKLVKLKQSLEQSADESLYRMKAELLTAFAHQVEKGQSRCTLPNYYEDNQPVAIDLDPSLDAIQNAQRYFKQATKRKRAAHAVAEQLDVTQMDIRYLEDVEESLRDASLENLEQVRRELISQGFLQEKAPKRKAKNQRQGAKSQQRIESRPDEFVSTDGFLIRVGRNNLQNDRLTFRQSDGRDLWLHVKDQPGSHVVIRRETAAEIPESTVDEAALLAAYFSRGRDSATVPVDITEVRHIWKPNGARPGLALYDNQTTVYVTPDRTLLEPILSRTASSVSGA from the coding sequence ATGGACGGACTCACCATGCGACGCTTGGCGCTCGAATTACATGAGCAGCTAGCAGGAAGTAAAATCGAGAAAATTTATCAACCTGGGGAGCGAGACCTGTTGTTCGCACTGCGCATGCCGGGTCGCCCTGTCGCCAGGTTGTTCATCTCCGCGCATAAACAATTTGCCCGCGTTCACCTGTTGCAGGACGAGCGGCCGGAAAACCCAAAGGAGCCCCCGATGTTTTGTATGCTCGTGCGCAAATACCTCGAGGGTGGCCGCGTGGTGAAGATCGCGCAGCGCGGTTGGGACAGAATCTTGGAGATTTCGATTGAGGCCATCGACGAAGTGGGCGATCTGCGCACGTACGTACTCGTCTGCGAGACGATGGGCCGCAACAGCAACATCATCCTGTGTCGGACAGACGACGAGGGACAACGGCGCATCATCGACGCCGTCGTGCGCGTCACCGAACACATGTCCCGCGTGCGCGAAGTGCTCCCCGGCGCGCCGTACGCGTTGCCGCCTGCCCAGGACAAGTCGGACATTCGCGACCTTTCTGCAGACGCCTTTGCGGGATTGCACACAGATGACCTGACCGCGAAGGCCAATGAACACCTCCTGCTCCGCCAAGTCGCAGGCATCGGCCCCACGTCTGCACGCGAAATTTTGTACCGGGCGGCCGCAGAGGGTGTGCATCAACTGCAATTTGACGCGCCGACATCCGTGTACCAGGTGGCGCGCAGACTCATCGAAGCGGTCGAGGCGGGTTCGGAATCGTCCACCGTATCCCTGGATGACATGGGCCGCGCCACAGAGTGTGAGCCGTTTTTGCTGACGCATCGCCAGAATTACGCGCTGTGCCCGTCCATCAGCGAAGCGATTCGCCGCCGCTTTGCGGACAACGGCGAAGTGCTCTACCACTCTCACCTGCAGGACGAATTGCGACGGGCGGTGAGTGACCATCTCGACAAATTGCGCGGTAAGCTCGTCAAACTAAAGCAATCGCTCGAGCAGAGCGCAGACGAGTCCCTGTACCGGATGAAAGCTGAACTGCTGACGGCATTTGCCCATCAAGTCGAAAAAGGGCAGTCGCGCTGTACGCTTCCGAACTATTACGAAGATAATCAACCCGTCGCTATCGATCTCGATCCGTCACTCGACGCCATCCAAAACGCCCAGCGATACTTCAAGCAAGCCACAAAGCGAAAGCGGGCAGCGCATGCGGTGGCCGAACAGTTGGACGTGACGCAAATGGATATTCGATACTTAGAAGACGTCGAAGAGTCGCTCCGCGACGCGAGCCTGGAAAACCTGGAGCAAGTCCGCAGAGAGTTGATAAGCCAGGGCTTTCTCCAGGAAAAGGCCCCGAAGCGCAAAGCGAAGAACCAGCGACAGGGCGCGAAGTCACAGCAGCGCATCGAGAGCCGGCCTGACGAGTTCGTGTCGACCGACGGATTTCTGATTCGCGTCGGGCGCAACAACCTGCAAAATGATCGATTGACATTTCGCCAGAGCGACGGCCGCGACCTCTGGCTCCACGTCAAGGACCAGCCTGGCTCGCACGTCGTCATCCGGCGCGAGACGGCCGCGGAGATTCCCGAGTCTACCGTCGATGAAGCGGCACTACTGGCGGCATACTTCAGTCGCGGGCGCGACTCGGCAACCGTACCCGTGGACATCACCGAGGTCCGCCACATCTGGAAGCCGAACGGCGCGCGGCCGGGACTCGCACTGTACGACAACCAAACGACCGTGTACGTCACGCCGGATCGGACGTTGTTAGAACCGATTCTCAGTCGAACCGCGTCATCCGTCTCCGGGGCGTGA
- the pyrF gene encoding orotidine-5'-phosphate decarboxylase, with product MTVKDALLQSKYDSARKATYLALDVDEPARALELVESFAPVIDGFKVGLELFHRAGMALVDQLLARDLRVFLDMKLHDIPNTVSGALRAICDSPIEMVNVHAQGGRKMLERARETVSASTYQPLLIGVTVLTSLASPDIRELGIEGEPQDAVLRLAKLCLEADLDGVVCSAEELAMLEGVVPSTFERVVPGTRLATDDAHDQQRTKAPGQAMSAGATRLVLGRAVRDAADPMVALQRYWDEMIEGVNRRHGTASR from the coding sequence GTGACGGTCAAAGACGCCCTCCTGCAGTCAAAATACGACTCGGCGCGCAAGGCGACGTACCTTGCGCTCGACGTCGATGAACCCGCTCGCGCGCTGGAACTCGTCGAGTCGTTTGCACCGGTCATCGACGGCTTTAAGGTGGGACTCGAGTTGTTCCACCGCGCTGGCATGGCCTTGGTCGACCAACTGCTGGCGCGCGACCTTCGCGTCTTTCTCGACATGAAGTTGCATGACATTCCGAATACCGTGAGTGGGGCCTTGCGCGCCATCTGTGATTCGCCGATCGAAATGGTCAACGTCCACGCGCAAGGCGGTCGCAAGATGCTGGAAAGGGCTCGCGAGACGGTTTCTGCGAGCACATACCAGCCGCTGCTCATCGGGGTCACTGTACTCACCAGCCTGGCAAGTCCGGACATTCGCGAATTGGGTATCGAAGGCGAACCGCAAGACGCGGTTTTGCGCCTCGCAAAACTCTGTCTTGAGGCCGATCTCGACGGCGTCGTCTGCTCCGCAGAGGAACTCGCGATGCTCGAGGGTGTCGTTCCGTCGACGTTTGAACGCGTCGTGCCGGGCACTCGGCTCGCGACTGACGACGCGCACGACCAACAGCGCACGAAGGCGCCCGGCCAAGCGATGTCTGCGGGCGCGACCCGGCTGGTGTTGGGACGAGCTGTGCGCGATGCGGCGGATCCGATGGTGGCGTTACAGCGTTACTGGGATGAGATGATAGAGGGAGTGAACAGACGCCATGGAACTGCTTCGCGATAG
- a CDS encoding Glu/Leu/Phe/Val dehydrogenase produces the protein MPAPGDNVLTNTQAAVHEALHRLGYEETIYDLLSEPVRVLTVRIPVKMDDGHTEVFTGYRAQHNDAVGPTKGGIRFHPNVSLDEVKALSIWMSLKCGIFDLPYGGAKGGIICDPRSMSMGEQERLARGYVRAVSQIVGPAKDIPAPDVYTNPQIMAWMYDEYSHIREYDSPGFITGKPLVLGGSEGRNQATALGVCIAMREAATRLGKDVKDLTVIVQGFGNVGSNVALILQQWGVKVTGISDANGGLFDENGLNIQELIDQKDSFGMVTTAYQNVIPNEEFLKLPCDVLIPAALENQIHGDNAADIQASIVVEAANGPTTPAADTILSERGVLVVPDVLANAGGVTVSYFEWVQNNQGFYWTEDEVNHRLEQMMVKSVHNILQTSDRYEVTPRLAAYMVGIRPFAEAMRWRGWV, from the coding sequence ATGCCCGCACCTGGAGACAACGTGTTGACCAACACGCAGGCGGCCGTGCACGAGGCACTTCACCGACTAGGTTACGAAGAGACCATTTACGACCTGTTGTCCGAACCGGTTCGCGTCTTGACCGTGCGCATCCCGGTAAAGATGGATGACGGTCATACGGAAGTATTCACGGGTTACCGCGCACAACACAACGATGCAGTGGGCCCCACCAAGGGCGGGATTCGCTTCCATCCAAACGTCTCGTTGGACGAGGTAAAGGCACTGTCCATTTGGATGAGCCTGAAGTGCGGCATTTTCGACTTGCCTTACGGGGGCGCCAAAGGTGGGATCATCTGTGACCCGCGCAGCATGTCGATGGGAGAACAAGAGCGACTGGCTCGCGGATACGTACGCGCAGTGAGCCAAATCGTCGGCCCAGCGAAAGACATCCCCGCACCAGACGTCTACACAAACCCTCAGATCATGGCTTGGATGTACGATGAGTACAGCCACATTCGCGAATACGACTCCCCTGGCTTCATCACCGGCAAGCCGCTCGTGCTCGGCGGTTCGGAAGGGCGCAATCAGGCTACGGCACTGGGCGTCTGTATCGCCATGCGCGAAGCCGCAACTCGCCTCGGCAAAGACGTTAAGGACCTGACCGTGATCGTCCAGGGGTTTGGCAACGTAGGCAGCAACGTGGCCCTCATCTTGCAGCAATGGGGCGTCAAAGTGACAGGCATCAGCGACGCGAATGGCGGGCTCTTCGACGAAAACGGGCTGAACATTCAAGAGTTGATTGACCAAAAGGACTCCTTCGGCATGGTCACCACTGCATATCAGAACGTGATACCGAACGAAGAGTTCCTCAAACTGCCCTGCGACGTGCTGATCCCTGCGGCACTCGAAAACCAGATTCACGGGGATAACGCCGCCGACATCCAGGCATCCATCGTCGTCGAGGCCGCGAACGGGCCAACGACGCCGGCTGCCGATACGATTCTGAGCGAGCGCGGCGTCCTGGTCGTCCCTGACGTACTGGCCAATGCGGGTGGAGTGACCGTCTCCTACTTCGAGTGGGTGCAAAACAACCAGGGCTTCTACTGGACGGAAGACGAAGTCAACCATCGCCTCGAACAGATGATGGTCAAATCCGTGCACAACATCTTGCAGACTTCAGACAGATACGAAGTCACCCCGCGCCTTGCCGCGTACATGGTAGGCATTCGCCCGTTCGCGGAAGCAATGCGCTGGCGCGGTTGGGTCTAA
- the pyrE gene encoding orotate phosphoribosyltransferase, whose amino-acid sequence MELLRDSYIQDIDTLALGLLQIGAVELRPNQPFTWSSGWKSPIYCDNRLILGYPILRGQVAVAFEQIVRTDFPGVEVIVGTATAGIPHAAILADRLNLPNAYVRSQAKAHGQGKQIEGFVRPSMKAVVVEDTLSTGKSAYEAVASLQAAGVDVLAVFTILSYDFDIARERMEESGVPAYRLVPYRALVRVARERGVVTDADVELLMRWRESPSTF is encoded by the coding sequence ATGGAACTGCTTCGCGATAGTTATATTCAGGACATCGACACGCTCGCGCTCGGCTTGCTGCAGATCGGCGCCGTCGAATTGCGCCCTAACCAGCCGTTCACGTGGTCCAGTGGCTGGAAGTCCCCAATTTATTGCGATAATCGATTGATTCTCGGATACCCAATTTTGCGGGGGCAGGTCGCGGTTGCATTCGAACAGATCGTCCGCACGGATTTCCCAGGTGTCGAGGTGATCGTCGGTACGGCGACTGCAGGTATTCCGCATGCTGCGATTTTGGCGGATAGGCTGAACCTCCCGAACGCTTATGTCCGGTCGCAGGCGAAGGCGCATGGCCAGGGAAAGCAGATTGAGGGCTTTGTCCGCCCAAGCATGAAAGCTGTCGTCGTCGAAGACACGCTGTCCACCGGGAAGTCCGCTTACGAAGCGGTCGCCAGCCTGCAAGCTGCCGGCGTCGACGTATTGGCGGTGTTCACCATCTTATCCTATGACTTCGACATCGCTCGTGAGCGAATGGAAGAGAGCGGTGTGCCTGCGTATCGCCTCGTCCCTTACCGTGCACTCGTACGCGTCGCGCGCGAACGCGGCGTCGTCACGGACGCCGATGTGGAACTCTTGATGCGCTGGCGGGAATCGCCGTCCACATTCTAA